From the genome of Scytonema hofmannii PCC 7110, one region includes:
- a CDS encoding glycosyltransferase — MRILIFTPYIGSNYGGTSKAVKELVESVSNFGTKVDFITTNANQSEKLPVPLNRWIEGNNYRIKYFACWNRNDFIISLPLIQWLIKHISDYDIVHTNTIFAPIVSFVHWLCQQHRVPYVMTPHGMLEPWAMSYKAWKKKLYFNLVEKPALQKAKAIQVIANSEASHVKSLGLKNPVVVPNGVHSQEFISLPEPEIFYQQFPSTYNKTLILFLGRIDPKKGLDLLAPAFAKVHKKFPQTHLVVAGPDSIGYLPKVKTAFKQVGCLDAVTFTGMLTGSLKYAALAAANLYVAPSYSEGFSMSVLEGMASGLPCVITTGCNFPEAEIAKAALIVDININGIADGLIQCLNHPQMSKAMGNRARHFIFQNYTWDCAAEKLTRAYKAIYNKQPLSTDLVIKF; from the coding sequence ATGAGAATTTTGATTTTCACGCCTTATATTGGCTCCAATTATGGTGGAACTTCTAAGGCAGTTAAAGAATTGGTTGAATCAGTGAGCAATTTTGGCACTAAAGTTGATTTCATCACAACAAACGCTAATCAATCAGAGAAACTCCCTGTTCCTCTTAATAGATGGATAGAAGGGAACAATTATAGAATCAAATACTTTGCTTGTTGGAATCGCAATGATTTTATTATTAGCTTACCTTTAATTCAATGGCTTATAAAGCATATTAGTGATTACGACATTGTCCATACCAATACAATTTTTGCTCCAATTGTTTCCTTTGTTCATTGGCTCTGTCAGCAGCATCGAGTTCCATATGTTATGACCCCTCACGGGATGTTAGAGCCTTGGGCAATGTCATACAAAGCCTGGAAAAAGAAACTTTACTTTAATCTTGTTGAAAAACCAGCCCTTCAGAAAGCAAAAGCCATACAAGTGATTGCTAATTCTGAAGCCAGTCATGTTAAGTCTCTTGGATTAAAAAACCCTGTTGTTGTTCCTAATGGAGTTCATAGCCAAGAATTTATCAGCTTACCAGAACCAGAAATTTTTTATCAGCAATTTCCTTCCACATACAATAAAACTTTGATTTTGTTTCTTGGTCGTATTGACCCTAAAAAAGGTTTAGACTTACTTGCACCTGCCTTTGCAAAAGTTCATAAAAAATTTCCACAAACTCATTTAGTTGTAGCGGGTCCAGATAGTATCGGATACTTACCTAAAGTTAAAACCGCTTTTAAGCAGGTGGGGTGTTTAGATGCAGTTACCTTTACAGGTATGCTGACAGGATCGTTAAAATATGCAGCTCTTGCTGCAGCCAATTTATATGTTGCACCTTCATATTCAGAAGGTTTTAGTATGTCTGTCCTAGAAGGTATGGCTTCAGGGTTGCCATGTGTCATTACGACTGGCTGCAATTTTCCTGAAGCAGAAATTGCTAAAGCAGCACTTATTGTGGATATCAATATTAATGGCATTGCTGATGGCTTGATTCAATGTTTAAATCATCCTCAAATGTCAAAAGCAATGGGTAACCGCGCTCGCCATTTCATATTCCAAAACTATACCTGGGATTGTGCTGCTGAAAAGTTAACCAGAGCTTATAAAGCTATTTATAACAAACAGCCTTTGTCAACCGATTTAGTCATAAAATTTTGA
- a CDS encoding N,N-dimethylformamidase beta subunit family domain-containing protein has protein sequence MKKLLKNILLMMLAILVVLQLNVSDPLLVQKALAVDPCSSPVNSIVAENCLAGNPKSEWDISGIGDSSIQGFATDISVNKGETVSFKIKTVALNYRLDIYRMGYYGGQGARKVATVQVQNPTTSQPSCITNSTTGLIDCGNWSVSASWNVPANATSGIYFAKAVRNDTGGASHIVFIVRDDSGTSDLLFQTSDTTWQAYNNYGGNSLYQGNPAGRAYKVSYNRPFNTRIVDNGQDWVFSAEYPMVRWLEANGYNVSYFTGVDSDRRGDLIRNHKVFLSVGHDEYWSDQQRTKVEAARNIGVHLAFFSGNEVFWKTRWENSIDGANTPYHTLVCYKETKANAAIDPQPTTWTGTWRDPRFSPPKDGGRPENALTGTLFTVNDGATTAIQVPAEDGKMRFWRNTSVATLAPGTTATLANSTLGYEWDEDIDNGFRPPGLIRMSTTIVNNAPVLQDYGSTFASGTAIHHLTLYKHTSGALVFGSGTVQWSWGLDVNHDRVPSGATPDVRMQQATVNLFADMGVQPGSLQTSLQLATTSFDYTAPTSTITAPTASTTVQLNNPVVITGTASDTDGVVSGVEVSVDGGTTWHMANGRATWSYTWTPTTIGTAIIKSRAIDDSGNIQTPATEVAIAVGERTCPCSIWNDSVTPGLVTTNDSTATELGVKFRTNQNGYITGIRFYKGPQNTGTHIGTLWSSSGQQLARVTFSNETATGWQQANFATPIQITANTVYVASYHTNVGKYSKNENFFTNSGVNSSPLYALRNGESGSNGVYIYRSNPTFPTNTYKSSNYWVDVVFSTNVAPDTTPPTVTASTPVNNTTGISISTTITATFSEPIDTTTINSNTFELRNANNTLVPATISYDASNLTATLTPSSSLATSTTYTATLKGGSTDPRVKDLAGNALAQNYTWSFTTSNTSSVTVSIWNNTATPSLITENDPSAVELGVKFRSSQNGFIKGIRFYKGQQNTGTHVGSLWNSNGQQLATATFTNETASGWQQVNFATPVAIAANTVYVASYHTNVGFYSQDVGYFANSGTTTQPLTALRNGESGPNGVYTYSSNPAFPTSTYQSANYWVDVIFSTTN, from the coding sequence ATGAAGAAGCTACTCAAAAATATATTGCTGATGATGCTCGCAATTCTAGTTGTCTTACAACTGAATGTGAGCGATCCTTTGCTCGTGCAAAAAGCACTTGCTGTAGATCCCTGTTCTTCTCCTGTTAACTCAATTGTTGCGGAGAACTGTCTGGCGGGTAATCCTAAGTCCGAGTGGGATATTAGCGGTATTGGTGACTCAAGTATTCAAGGCTTTGCCACAGATATTAGTGTTAATAAAGGAGAAACTGTTTCCTTCAAAATCAAAACCGTTGCTCTGAACTACCGTCTTGATATATACCGCATGGGATACTATGGTGGGCAAGGTGCTCGCAAAGTAGCAACTGTTCAAGTACAAAACCCAACTACAAGCCAACCAAGCTGCATCACTAATAGTACCACTGGACTGATTGATTGTGGAAATTGGTCGGTGTCAGCTTCATGGAATGTCCCTGCAAATGCTACGTCGGGAATCTATTTTGCTAAAGCGGTGCGTAATGACACTGGCGGAGCAAGTCACATTGTTTTTATTGTGCGAGATGACTCTGGTACGTCTGATTTACTGTTTCAGACCTCTGATACAACTTGGCAGGCTTATAACAATTATGGTGGTAACAGTCTCTATCAAGGGAACCCTGCTGGACGAGCTTACAAGGTGAGTTACAACCGTCCTTTTAATACGCGTATAGTTGATAACGGTCAAGACTGGGTATTTAGTGCTGAATACCCAATGGTGCGTTGGTTAGAGGCTAATGGCTACAATGTCAGCTATTTTACTGGTGTGGATAGCGATCGCCGTGGTGACCTGATTCGCAATCATAAAGTTTTTCTATCAGTTGGTCACGATGAATATTGGTCTGACCAACAACGAACTAAAGTGGAAGCTGCTCGAAATATAGGTGTTCATTTAGCATTTTTCAGTGGTAATGAAGTCTTTTGGAAAACTCGTTGGGAAAACAGCATTGATGGAGCGAACACACCTTACCACACATTAGTTTGCTATAAAGAGACCAAAGCTAATGCTGCGATCGATCCACAACCAACGACTTGGACTGGAACTTGGCGTGACCCACGTTTTAGCCCACCTAAAGATGGTGGTCGTCCGGAAAACGCCTTAACAGGTACGCTTTTTACAGTCAACGATGGAGCGACTACAGCTATTCAGGTACCAGCCGAAGATGGCAAAATGCGCTTCTGGCGGAATACGAGTGTTGCAACTCTTGCGCCAGGAACGACTGCCACACTAGCTAACAGCACACTTGGTTATGAGTGGGATGAAGATATAGACAATGGCTTTCGACCCCCAGGCTTGATTCGGATGTCAACAACGATTGTTAACAATGCTCCCGTCCTCCAAGACTATGGGTCTACTTTTGCATCTGGTACAGCTATACACCATTTAACACTGTATAAACACACTAGCGGTGCCTTAGTGTTTGGTTCTGGAACAGTACAATGGTCTTGGGGTTTGGATGTCAATCACGATCGCGTACCATCAGGTGCAACGCCAGATGTGCGTATGCAGCAAGCAACTGTTAACCTTTTTGCTGATATGGGTGTACAACCTGGGTCTCTCCAGACTAGTTTACAACTAGCAACGACCTCCTTTGACTACACTGCTCCTACCTCAACAATTACTGCACCAACTGCTAGCACAACGGTGCAACTGAATAATCCTGTAGTCATTACGGGTACGGCGAGCGACACAGATGGAGTTGTGAGTGGTGTTGAAGTATCAGTTGATGGCGGAACAACATGGCATATGGCTAATGGTCGTGCGACTTGGAGCTACACTTGGACACCCACAACGATTGGTACAGCAATTATTAAAAGTCGTGCTATTGACGATAGCGGCAATATCCAAACACCTGCAACAGAAGTAGCGATCGCAGTTGGCGAACGGACTTGTCCGTGCAGTATCTGGAATGACTCAGTGACTCCCGGTTTGGTCACAACCAATGACTCAACGGCTACAGAGCTAGGTGTGAAATTCCGTACCAATCAGAATGGCTACATCACTGGTATTCGTTTCTACAAAGGACCCCAAAACACAGGAACTCACATTGGTACGTTATGGAGTAGTAGTGGTCAACAGTTAGCAAGAGTAACATTCAGCAACGAGACTGCCACAGGATGGCAACAAGCCAACTTTGCAACTCCAATTCAAATCACTGCCAATACCGTTTACGTAGCTTCCTATCATACTAATGTTGGTAAATACTCTAAGAACGAAAATTTCTTTACCAACTCGGGTGTGAATAGCTCACCCTTATATGCCCTTCGTAATGGCGAGAGTGGTTCTAACGGCGTATATATCTACCGCTCTAACCCTACCTTCCCTACCAACACTTACAAATCCAGTAACTATTGGGTAGATGTTGTCTTTAGTACTAATGTTGCTCCTGACACGACTCCACCAACGGTGACTGCAAGCACTCCTGTTAACAACACAACTGGTATAAGCATCAGTACAACCATCACTGCTACCTTTAGCGAACCAATAGATACAACCACAATTAACAGCAATACGTTTGAGTTACGCAATGCCAACAACACGCTTGTACCTGCTACCATCAGCTATGATGCGTCGAACCTCACTGCTACACTCACGCCAAGCAGTTCCCTCGCAACTTCCACAACCTATACTGCTACACTCAAGGGCGGTAGCACTGACCCAAGAGTCAAAGATTTGGCAGGTAATGCTCTAGCACAAAACTACACTTGGTCGTTTACCACTAGCAACACATCATCAGTAACCGTCAGCATTTGGAATAACACAGCCACTCCCAGCCTCATCACAGAAAACGATCCAAGTGCAGTGGAACTAGGCGTGAAGTTCCGTTCGAGTCAGAACGGTTTCATCAAGGGCATTCGTTTTTACAAAGGACAGCAAAATACAGGAACTCACGTTGGTAGCCTGTGGAACAGCAATGGTCAGCAGTTAGCAACAGCAACCTTCACGAACGAAACGGCTTCAGGTTGGCAGCAAGTTAACTTTGCGACTCCCGTTGCGATCGCAGCTAATACTGTTTACGTGGCATCCTACCACACCAATGTTGGTTTTTACTCACAAGATGTAGGATACTTTGCTAACTCTGGCACGACTACTCAACCATTGACAGCACTCCGTAACGGTGAGTCCGGTCCGAATGGGGTTTATACCTACAGCAGTAATCCTGCTTTCCCCACCTCGACTTATCAATCAGCTAACTACTGGGTTGATGTCATATTTAGTACAACAAACTAG
- a CDS encoding WcaF family extracellular polysaccharide biosynthesis acetyltransferase: MRLDRYSLGSYTPGASYWKQLLWYFLGSPLVESRVIPFSSIKVWVLRRFGAQIGQGVRVKPGVRVKFPWRLTIGDFVWIGEDTWIDNLAHVTIENHVCLSQGVYLCTGNHNWSHPDFKLITAPIYIQEGSWIAAKSAIGPGVTVGLGAVLALGGVTGHSLEPMTIYAGNPAQPIKQRKLQSPTLKTLNR; the protein is encoded by the coding sequence ATGCGTTTAGATCGATACTCCCTTGGTAGTTATACCCCTGGTGCTTCCTACTGGAAACAACTTCTGTGGTATTTTCTGGGATCGCCCTTAGTCGAAAGCCGTGTGATACCTTTCTCTAGCATAAAAGTTTGGGTGCTTCGTCGTTTTGGAGCACAAATCGGTCAAGGTGTTCGCGTAAAACCAGGAGTGCGGGTAAAGTTTCCTTGGCGTTTAACAATAGGTGATTTTGTATGGATTGGGGAAGACACTTGGATAGACAACTTAGCTCATGTCACCATCGAAAACCACGTTTGCCTTTCCCAAGGCGTCTACCTTTGTACTGGCAATCATAACTGGAGCCATCCGGATTTTAAATTGATAACTGCCCCCATCTACATTCAAGAAGGGAGCTGGATTGCTGCAAAGTCCGCGATCGGACCGGGAGTGACTGTTGGACTAGGAGCAGTACTAGCCCTTGGTGGTGTGACTGGGCATTCTTTAGAGCCGATGACAATTTATGCAGGTAACCCTGCTCAACCTATAAAGCAAAGAAAGTTGCAAAGTCCAACCTTAAAAACTTTAAACAGATGA
- a CDS encoding glycosyltransferase family 4 protein, whose translation MPAQIYHLIAFLVAAVIVLWTTPDVKNLGIKSGRVDKPNERKVHQRPTVRLGGVSIFLGTVASLFIIWVLGGFGNLSTEKEWQILGVTLGGVGFFLIGLADDLLNLSPIARLLIQIVVATGAWKAGVSIDFLSIPTGGLVQLGWLSLPITILWLVGMVNAINWIDGLDGLASGVVGIAAVVMLVVTLFMNQPEAALIAASLAGAALGFLRYNFNPAQIFMGDGGAYFMGFTLAAVSVIGLVKTAAVTAVLSPFLILAVPIIDMSAVILLRILQGKSPFIADKSHLHHRLLRAGLSHRKTVLFIYSLTLWVGSLALVIAGIPSGIALACGATSLLIYNSWKVWKNARQS comes from the coding sequence ATACCCGCTCAAATTTATCATCTCATTGCCTTCCTTGTTGCTGCTGTTATCGTTCTCTGGACAACTCCTGATGTCAAAAACTTAGGTATTAAAAGCGGACGAGTAGATAAACCCAATGAACGTAAAGTCCATCAACGTCCAACAGTGCGTTTAGGAGGCGTTTCTATCTTCTTAGGTACAGTAGCCTCTCTGTTCATTATTTGGGTGTTAGGTGGATTTGGAAATTTATCAACTGAAAAAGAATGGCAAATTTTGGGAGTTACTTTGGGTGGTGTAGGCTTTTTTCTCATCGGCTTAGCAGACGATTTATTAAATCTCTCGCCCATTGCACGCTTATTAATACAAATAGTTGTAGCAACAGGTGCGTGGAAAGCAGGTGTAAGTATAGATTTTTTGAGCATTCCTACAGGTGGGCTAGTGCAACTGGGTTGGTTAAGTTTACCCATCACAATCCTATGGCTTGTAGGAATGGTCAATGCTATTAACTGGATTGACGGTTTAGACGGCTTAGCTTCTGGGGTAGTAGGAATAGCGGCTGTGGTGATGTTGGTTGTGACATTATTCATGAATCAACCTGAAGCAGCCCTGATAGCTGCATCTCTTGCTGGTGCAGCATTAGGTTTTCTTCGTTATAACTTTAACCCCGCACAAATCTTTATGGGAGATGGCGGAGCATATTTTATGGGATTTACTCTAGCAGCAGTGAGTGTAATTGGTCTAGTGAAAACGGCGGCTGTAACTGCAGTCCTATCACCTTTTCTCATTCTGGCAGTCCCAATTATAGATATGTCAGCAGTGATTTTGCTGCGAATTCTCCAAGGCAAATCACCTTTTATTGCAGATAAAAGCCATTTACACCACAGATTATTACGGGCTGGGTTGTCTCATAGAAAAACTGTTTTATTCATTTACTCCTTAACCTTGTGGGTTGGGAGTTTAGCATTGGTTATTGCGGGTATACCAAGTGGCATTGCTCTTGCTTGTGGTGCTACTTCTCTATTAATATACAACAGTTGGAAAGTTTGGAAGAACGCACGACAATCCTAG
- a CDS encoding DUF4082 domain-containing protein: protein MRRYIKYLSLFCCSLLLALFFSQVNGYTLAQNVSSNDDVGVTAIAFSRDGQNLATGIKDGRVLVFDSDTGKEKRTLPGHLNTPVTGVVFNPQNNTLASVGRDSVARIWDPVTTEQINLLQAHENPTRTIAVSPDGNFWVTGGEDTRSTVWNAKTGKLIHVLEGHVGFVNTDAVSPDGKIVASGSEDTTIILWDTETGKKRKVLLGHKGGVTSVAFSPNGTLLASASKDGTVRLWNVANGNENQVLRGPTKRIKTLAFSPNGTVLAGGGDENKVFLWNIPTGVPLGSLHGNKKAITGVAFSPTDSNLLATGDEASELILWDVVKFQQKQLIPIPAKVKEQKNQQKSQKSQALINSDRVTSSKKTLIASIPSPPGGPILIVTSASNPFGDYYAEILRTEGLNSFNVSNISAVSATTLANYDVVILTDLGLSSQQVTMFTNWVNGGGNLIAMRPDKQLASLLGLTDTGNTLSNGYLLADTSKPAGNGIVNQTMQFHGTADRYTLNGATSIATLYTNATTATTNPAVSLRTVGSNGGQAAAFTYDLAQSIVYTRQGNPAWAGQERDGFSPIRSDDLFFGDSQPDWVDLNKVAIPQADEQQRLLANLIITMNLSKKPLPRFWYFPHGKKAVVLMTGDDHGNGGTGPRFDQFNASSPAGCSVENWECIRGTSYVFPTSSMPLTNAQAAAYDAQGFEIALHVTTNCTDFTPASLQTVYTQQLSNFANKYPSLPAPVTQRHHCLVWSDWSSTPEVELSQGIRLNTTFYYWPPSWILDRPGFFTGSGMPMRLTEQDGTVIDVYEANTQMTDESGQSYPYTIDTLLDRALGSEGYYGVFNVNAHTDTGNSSVSNAVVNSAKTRGVPIVSAQQILTWLDGRDSSSFNSLVWNNGTLSFTIAKGAGANGLQAMLPNQFSGAPLNSITRNGTPVTYTTETIKGIVYARFSGDTGSYVATYAADTVPPTVTSTTPSNNATNVAIGTSVTATFNEAISPATINTNTFELRNPANTVVPATVTYNETNRTATLIPTSPLAGNTTYTATLKGGTTEPRIKDLAGNALAANYTWSFTTGNLPCPNEQPCSIWNNSAAPNNPSEADSSSVEVGVKFRSDLTGYITGIRFYKGSSNTGTHVGTLWSSTGQQLARATFSNETSSGWQQVNFSSPVAIAANTVYVASYHTNVGRYASDPNFFANSGVDNPPLRALRNGVSGANGVYIYSSNPTFPTDSYRSSNYWVDVVFTTSIAPDTTPPTVTASTPVNGTTGVTTSTIITATFSESIDATTINTNTFELRNANNTLIPASVTYDTGNRTATLTPSSPLATATTYTATLKGGSTDPRVKDQSGNALAQNYTWSFTTSSSSSVSIWSNTATPSTVTTNDPSAVELGVKFRSSQNGYIQGLRFYKGLQNTGTHVGTLWSSSGQQLATATFINETASGWQEVNFATPVEITANTVYVASYHTNVGFYSKNENYFTNSGVNNPPLYAFRNGESGSNGIYSYSANPVFPTSTYQSSNYWVDVIFSTTP, encoded by the coding sequence ATGAGACGATATATAAAGTACTTGTCTCTTTTTTGCTGTAGCCTACTACTAGCACTCTTCTTTAGTCAAGTAAATGGCTATACCCTAGCACAAAACGTATCATCAAACGATGATGTAGGCGTAACTGCGATCGCTTTTAGTCGGGATGGACAAAACCTAGCGACTGGGATTAAGGATGGTCGAGTCTTAGTATTTGACTCCGATACTGGGAAAGAAAAAAGAACCCTACCAGGACATCTAAATACCCCTGTCACCGGAGTTGTCTTCAATCCACAAAACAATACCTTAGCTAGTGTGGGTAGAGATAGCGTAGCTCGAATATGGGACCCAGTCACGACAGAACAAATCAATCTTCTCCAAGCACACGAAAATCCAACTAGGACAATTGCTGTCAGTCCAGACGGGAATTTTTGGGTCACTGGAGGAGAGGATACCCGGAGTACTGTGTGGAATGCAAAAACTGGAAAGCTAATTCACGTTCTTGAAGGACACGTTGGCTTTGTCAATACTGATGCTGTCAGCCCAGATGGCAAGATCGTAGCAAGCGGAAGTGAAGATACTACAATCATTTTATGGGATACAGAAACTGGTAAAAAACGCAAAGTTTTACTCGGTCATAAGGGTGGAGTCACTTCCGTTGCTTTTAGTCCAAATGGAACTCTTTTGGCAAGTGCTAGCAAAGATGGTACTGTCAGACTTTGGAATGTTGCAAATGGCAATGAGAATCAAGTTCTAAGAGGACCAACAAAACGAATTAAAACATTAGCCTTTAGCCCAAATGGAACCGTTTTAGCTGGAGGTGGCGACGAAAACAAAGTTTTCCTATGGAATATACCAACGGGTGTACCGCTTGGTAGCCTTCATGGTAACAAGAAAGCAATTACCGGAGTTGCTTTTAGCCCTACAGACAGCAATCTTTTAGCCACTGGAGACGAAGCGTCTGAGCTCATTCTGTGGGATGTAGTAAAATTTCAACAAAAACAGCTAATTCCAATCCCAGCCAAAGTTAAAGAACAGAAAAATCAACAAAAAAGCCAAAAATCTCAAGCTTTAATCAATTCAGATCGTGTAACTTCTTCCAAAAAGACACTGATTGCATCAATACCATCACCACCAGGTGGACCAATTCTCATCGTCACCAGTGCATCTAATCCCTTTGGAGATTACTATGCTGAAATTCTCCGAACTGAAGGACTCAACTCTTTCAATGTTAGTAATATTTCAGCAGTTTCAGCAACAACACTTGCAAACTATGATGTTGTCATCCTTACCGATCTAGGTCTCTCGTCCCAACAGGTAACAATGTTTACTAATTGGGTGAACGGTGGTGGCAATCTCATCGCGATGCGTCCTGACAAACAGCTTGCTAGTTTGCTTGGGCTGACAGATACAGGTAACACCCTTTCAAACGGCTATTTGTTAGCAGACACTTCAAAGCCCGCAGGTAATGGAATCGTCAACCAGACTATGCAGTTCCATGGAACCGCCGATCGCTATACTTTAAACGGAGCGACTAGTATTGCCACGCTTTACACAAATGCGACAACAGCAACCACAAATCCTGCTGTCTCATTACGCACCGTTGGGAGCAACGGCGGTCAGGCTGCTGCATTCACTTACGACTTAGCGCAATCGATAGTCTATACGCGCCAGGGTAACCCTGCTTGGGCAGGACAAGAGCGGGATGGATTTTCCCCAATTCGCTCTGATGATCTGTTTTTTGGAGATTCTCAGCCAGATTGGGTTGACCTTAACAAAGTTGCCATACCTCAAGCAGATGAGCAACAGCGCTTACTAGCAAACCTCATCATTACGATGAATCTTTCTAAGAAACCGTTACCACGCTTCTGGTATTTCCCACATGGTAAAAAAGCGGTTGTGCTGATGACAGGTGACGATCATGGAAATGGGGGAACAGGACCGCGCTTTGACCAATTCAATGCGAGTAGTCCGGCTGGTTGTTCAGTTGAAAATTGGGAGTGCATTCGAGGGACTTCATACGTCTTTCCCACGTCCAGCATGCCCCTAACTAACGCTCAAGCAGCTGCTTATGATGCTCAAGGGTTTGAAATTGCGTTACACGTGACTACCAATTGTACTGATTTTACACCTGCCTCTCTTCAAACTGTTTACACACAGCAGTTAAGTAATTTTGCTAACAAGTACCCAAGCTTACCAGCACCAGTCACTCAAAGGCATCACTGCCTAGTCTGGAGCGATTGGTCTAGCACGCCAGAAGTGGAACTCAGTCAAGGGATACGGTTGAACACTACTTTTTACTACTGGCCACCCTCTTGGATTCTCGACCGTCCTGGCTTCTTTACTGGTAGCGGTATGCCCATGCGTTTAACTGAACAAGATGGGACAGTGATTGATGTCTATGAAGCAAATACCCAAATGACTGATGAATCCGGACAGTCATACCCCTACACTATTGATACTCTATTAGATCGGGCATTGGGGTCAGAGGGATATTACGGTGTTTTCAATGTCAATGCCCATACTGATACTGGCAACTCATCAGTATCTAATGCAGTTGTTAACTCTGCCAAAACTCGTGGTGTACCTATTGTCTCCGCTCAACAAATCTTAACTTGGCTTGATGGTCGTGATAGTTCTTCTTTTAATTCACTAGTATGGAACAACGGCACTTTAAGCTTTACGATCGCTAAAGGTGCAGGTGCCAATGGTTTACAGGCAATGTTACCAAATCAATTTAGTGGTGCGCCGCTTAACTCAATTACACGCAATGGCACTCCAGTTACCTATACAACGGAGACAATCAAAGGGATTGTGTATGCGAGGTTTTCCGGAGACACAGGTTCATATGTCGCTACCTATGCAGCAGATACCGTTCCGCCAACGGTAACGTCAACAACTCCTAGCAACAACGCGACAAACGTAGCCATTGGAACAAGTGTGACTGCTACCTTTAACGAAGCGATCTCTCCAGCAACGATTAACACAAACACTTTTGAATTACGCAATCCCGCAAACACAGTAGTTCCCGCCACCGTCACCTATAACGAGACAAACCGGACTGCAACACTCATACCAACAAGCCCCTTGGCTGGAAATACAACCTATACAGCCACTCTTAAAGGCGGGACAACAGAACCGCGTATTAAAGATTTGGCAGGCAATGCCTTAGCTGCTAACTACACATGGTCATTCACCACAGGAAATTTACCCTGTCCGAACGAGCAACCATGTAGCATCTGGAATAATTCAGCAGCACCAAATAATCCATCAGAAGCAGATTCCAGTTCTGTCGAAGTGGGCGTAAAGTTCCGCTCAGATTTAACTGGCTACATAACTGGCATTCGCTTCTACAAGGGTAGCAGCAACACGGGGACTCACGTCGGAACTCTGTGGAGCAGCACCGGACAGCAGCTGGCGAGAGCAACATTCAGCAACGAGACATCTTCAGGTTGGCAGCAAGTCAACTTTTCTTCTCCAGTTGCGATCGCAGCTAACACCGTCTACGTAGCGTCTTACCACACTAACGTTGGTAGATATGCATCAGATCCAAATTTCTTTGCTAATTCTGGAGTAGACAATCCACCACTGCGTGCTTTACGTAACGGGGTGAGTGGAGCCAACGGCGTATACATCTATAGTTCCAATCCTACGTTCCCCACTGACTCCTACCGATCTTCTAACTATTGGGTAGATGTAGTATTTACCACTAGTATTGCTCCCGATACGACTCCACCAACAGTGACTGCAAGCACTCCTGTTAACGGTACAACGGGTGTCACCACCAGTACAATCATCACCGCCACCTTTAGCGAATCAATAGATGCAACCACAATCAACACCAATACCTTTGAGTTACGCAATGCCAACAACACACTGATACCTGCCAGCGTCACCTATGATACTGGAAACCGTACTGCCACCCTTACACCAAGCAGTCCGCTCGCCACTGCCACGACTTATACTGCTACACTTAAAGGCGGTAGCACCGATCCCAGGGTAAAAGACCAATCCGGTAATGCCTTGGCACAAAACTACACTTGGTCGTTTACCACAAGCAGCAGTTCATCAGTAAGTATCTGGAGTAACACAGCAACTCCCAGTACAGTGACCACAAATGACCCAAGTGCAGTAGAACTGGGTGTAAAATTCCGCTCAAGCCAGAACGGTTATATTCAGGGTCTTCGTTTTTACAAAGGACTGCAAAATACAGGAACTCACGTTGGCACCCTGTGGAGCAGCAGTGGACAACAGTTAGCGACGGCAACTTTTATTAACGAAACTGCCTCAGGTTGGCAGGAAGTTAACTTTGCAACCCCTGTAGAGATTACTGCCAATACTGTTTATGTGGCTTCTTACCACACTAATGTCGGTTTTTACTCCAAGAATGAAAATTACTTTACCAATTCTGGTGTAAATAATCCACCGTTGTATGCATTCCGTAACGGAGAAAGTGGATCTAATGGTATTTACAGTTATAGTGCCAACCCTGTATTCCCCACCTCTACCTATCAATCTTCTAACTACTGGGTTGATGTCATATTTAGTACAACACCGTAA